The following proteins are co-located in the Microvirga ossetica genome:
- a CDS encoding ABC transporter ATP-binding protein produces MGHEAVRQPITKIQDLSSAATASDAPLLTVQGLSVRFDGAPKGINVVDDVSFSVSKGKTLCIVGESGCGKSVTSLALMGLLPTPPARIVAGTALFDGRDLLTLSERERSDLRGDRMAMIFQEPMTSLNPAFTIGDQIAEGIARHRKVSKAEAWERALDMLKKVRIPAPEKRLRAYPHEMSGGMRQRVMIAMALANDPQLLIADEPTTALDVTIQAQILTLIRRLQEETGTAMMLITHDLGVVAEVADEVAVMYAGRVVESAPVEAIFDDPQHPYTIGLMGSVPSLGRRQGRLATIRGTVPPAELMPKGCRFTPRCPFSDSHCANDPPPLAEIRPGHKARCWYAPLEVHRGAA; encoded by the coding sequence ATGGGACATGAGGCGGTGCGGCAGCCGATCACCAAGATTCAAGACCTGAGCAGCGCCGCTACGGCTTCCGACGCTCCCCTTCTGACGGTCCAGGGATTGTCGGTTCGCTTCGATGGCGCGCCCAAGGGCATCAACGTGGTCGACGACGTGTCATTCTCCGTGAGCAAGGGCAAGACCCTGTGCATCGTGGGCGAGTCCGGTTGCGGCAAGAGCGTCACGTCGCTGGCGCTCATGGGCCTCCTGCCGACGCCGCCGGCGCGGATCGTTGCAGGCACCGCCCTCTTCGATGGCAGGGACCTGCTGACGCTCTCCGAACGCGAGCGTTCGGATCTTCGCGGCGACCGGATGGCCATGATCTTCCAGGAGCCGATGACGTCGCTCAATCCCGCCTTCACCATCGGCGACCAGATCGCGGAGGGCATCGCCCGGCATCGCAAGGTCTCGAAGGCCGAGGCCTGGGAGCGGGCGCTCGATATGCTCAAGAAGGTGCGTATTCCCGCGCCTGAAAAGCGCCTGCGCGCTTATCCGCACGAAATGTCCGGCGGCATGCGCCAGCGCGTGATGATCGCCATGGCGCTCGCCAACGACCCGCAGCTTCTGATCGCCGACGAGCCGACAACGGCGCTCGACGTGACGATCCAGGCGCAGATCCTGACCCTCATCCGCCGACTGCAGGAGGAGACCGGCACGGCCATGATGCTCATCACCCACGATCTCGGCGTGGTGGCGGAAGTCGCCGACGAGGTCGCCGTGATGTATGCCGGTCGGGTCGTCGAGAGTGCACCGGTCGAGGCGATCTTCGATGATCCGCAACATCCCTACACCATCGGCCTCATGGGCTCCGTCCCCTCGCTCGGCCGCAGGCAAGGCCGTCTCGCCACGATCCGCGGCACCGTACCCCCCGCCGAGCTGATGCCGAAGGGCTGCCGCTTCACACCTCGCTGCCCGTTCTCCGACTCCCATTGTGCGAACGATCCACCGCCGCTCGCCGAGATCCGGCCCGGACATAAGGCACGCTGCTGGTACGCCCCCCTCGAAGTTCACCGTGGAGCCGCCTGA
- a CDS encoding CmpA/NrtA family ABC transporter substrate-binding protein: MQTPKITRRDALRSASAALTLAAVKAAFPGGAFAQSAEPETKTVKLGYIALTDAAALVIAKEKGFFAKHGLPDAEVLKQASWGATRDNLVLGSEANGIDGAHILTPMPYLISTGKVTQGGVPTPMYILARLNLDAQAISVAAEYNGLKLGLDASPLKEAFAKKRAAGGDPKVAMTFPGGTHDLWIRYWLASGGIDPDKDVSTIVVPPPQMVANMKVGTMDAFCVGEPWNAQLINQKLGYTAANTYEIWNKHPEKALGLRAAWVDKHPKAARALLMAVMEAQAWCDKLENREEMCKIVGTRAWFNVPVADILPRQKGDYDYGIDGKVVKDSPGIMKFWRDHASFPFKSHDLWFIAENMRWGKFETNTDAKALVDKVNRADLWRDAATTLGVAASDIPASDSRGKETFFDGKVFDPDNPQAYLASLPIKRIA, translated from the coding sequence ATGCAGACACCGAAGATCACCCGTCGAGATGCGCTCCGCAGTGCAAGCGCAGCCTTGACGCTGGCTGCCGTGAAGGCCGCTTTTCCCGGCGGTGCCTTCGCGCAGAGTGCCGAGCCCGAAACGAAGACCGTCAAACTCGGCTACATCGCGCTCACCGATGCGGCGGCTCTGGTCATCGCCAAGGAAAAGGGCTTCTTCGCCAAGCACGGCTTGCCGGATGCGGAAGTGCTGAAGCAGGCGTCGTGGGGCGCGACTCGCGACAATCTCGTTCTGGGCTCGGAAGCAAACGGCATCGACGGCGCACATATCCTCACGCCGATGCCGTATCTGATCTCGACCGGCAAGGTGACTCAGGGCGGCGTGCCGACGCCGATGTATATCCTTGCCCGCCTCAATCTCGATGCGCAGGCGATCTCCGTCGCGGCCGAATACAATGGCTTGAAGCTCGGTCTCGATGCGTCGCCGCTGAAGGAGGCCTTCGCGAAGAAGCGCGCGGCGGGCGGCGATCCGAAGGTCGCCATGACGTTCCCGGGCGGCACGCACGATCTCTGGATCCGCTACTGGCTCGCGTCCGGCGGCATCGATCCCGACAAGGACGTGTCCACCATCGTCGTGCCGCCGCCCCAGATGGTCGCCAACATGAAGGTCGGCACCATGGATGCGTTCTGCGTCGGCGAGCCCTGGAACGCGCAGCTCATCAACCAGAAGCTCGGATACACCGCCGCCAACACCTACGAGATCTGGAACAAGCATCCGGAAAAGGCGCTGGGTCTTCGCGCCGCCTGGGTCGACAAGCACCCGAAGGCGGCCCGCGCCCTGCTCATGGCTGTGATGGAGGCTCAGGCCTGGTGCGACAAGCTCGAGAACCGCGAGGAGATGTGCAAGATCGTCGGCACCCGCGCCTGGTTCAACGTGCCCGTCGCCGACATCCTGCCGCGCCAGAAGGGCGATTACGATTACGGCATCGACGGCAAGGTGGTGAAGGACTCGCCAGGGATCATGAAGTTCTGGCGCGACCACGCCTCGTTCCCGTTCAAGTCGCACGACCTGTGGTTCATCGCCGAGAACATGCGCTGGGGCAAGTTCGAGACGAACACCGACGCCAAGGCGCTCGTCGACAAGGTCAACCGCGCCGATCTCTGGCGCGACGCCGCCACGACGCTCGGCGTCGCGGCAAGCGACATCCCGGCCAGCGACAGCCGCGGCAAGGAGACCTTCTTCGACGGCAAGGTGTTCGATCCGGACAATCCGCAGGCTTATCTGGCGAGCCTGCCCATCAAGCGCATCGCGTAA
- a CDS encoding ABC transporter ATP-binding protein, translated as MAYLKIDHVSISFQRAGATTEVLRDVNLSIEKGEYVSIIGHSGCGKSTVLNIVAGLLEPSQGGVLLEGKAVSGPGPDRAVVFQNHSLLPWLTVRENVDLAVNKVFRGRKSKAERRDWTRHNLELVHMAHAENKRPHEISGGMKQRVGIARALAMEPKILLLDEPFGALDALTRAHLQDQVMEIHSRLGNTIIMITHDVDEAVLLSDRIVMMTNGPAATIGEDMSVDLDRPRKRLELVGNSTYNDARAAVLEFLYARHRAPTLAA; from the coding sequence ATGGCCTATCTCAAGATCGATCATGTCAGCATCTCCTTCCAGCGCGCCGGCGCCACGACCGAAGTGCTGCGGGACGTGAACCTCTCCATCGAGAAGGGCGAATACGTCTCGATCATCGGCCACTCGGGCTGCGGCAAGTCCACGGTGCTCAACATCGTGGCAGGGCTCCTGGAGCCCTCCCAGGGCGGCGTGCTCCTGGAAGGCAAGGCCGTCAGCGGCCCGGGCCCGGACCGTGCCGTGGTGTTCCAGAACCACTCGCTGCTGCCATGGCTGACCGTGCGCGAGAATGTCGATCTCGCGGTCAACAAGGTTTTTCGCGGCAGGAAGTCGAAGGCGGAGCGCCGCGACTGGACCCGGCACAATCTCGAGCTGGTGCATATGGCCCATGCCGAGAACAAGCGCCCGCACGAGATTTCCGGCGGCATGAAGCAGCGCGTCGGCATCGCCCGCGCGCTGGCGATGGAGCCGAAGATCCTGCTGCTCGACGAGCCGTTCGGAGCGCTCGACGCGCTGACCCGCGCCCATCTGCAGGATCAGGTCATGGAGATCCACAGCCGGCTCGGCAACACGATCATCATGATCACCCACGACGTGGACGAGGCGGTTCTCCTCTCCGACCGGATCGTCATGATGACGAACGGGCCCGCCGCCACGATCGGCGAGGACATGAGCGTCGACCTGGATCGCCCGCGCAAGCGCCTCGAACTGGTCGGCAATTCCACCTACAACGACGCCCGTGCCGCCGTGCTGGAGTTCCTCTATGCACGCCACCGGGCTCCGACACTCGCAGCGTGA
- a CDS encoding ABC transporter ATP-binding protein, whose protein sequence is MSVMPANDIILEGVDLTKHFGGGGLLALPTIVRAVDGVSLGIRRGETFAVVGESGCGKSTLGRLLLRLIEPTGGDVRYEGQSILKLNKSDLRKLRRELQIIFQDPYASLNPRMNVGDIIAEPIWLHNLASGREKRERVADLMRTVGLLPTHSDRYPHEFSGGQRQRIGIARALAGDPKLIIGDEPVSALDVSIQAQIINLLEDLKDRFGLTLVIVAHDLAVIRHMSDRVAVMYLGEIVELSDTDALFDNPLHPYTQALLAAIPVPSPANRQPKALLQGDVPSPAAPPPGCRFHTRCPHARALCKEQHPVLEAAPDGRQVACHFWREIQGAGAGSISAPPPSAALAKRLALYRTWRERQDKPVATSP, encoded by the coding sequence ATGAGCGTGATGCCCGCAAACGACATCATCCTCGAAGGCGTCGACCTGACGAAGCATTTCGGCGGCGGCGGCCTGCTCGCATTGCCCACCATCGTGCGAGCGGTGGACGGCGTCTCCCTGGGCATCCGGCGCGGAGAGACCTTCGCCGTCGTCGGAGAATCCGGCTGCGGCAAGTCCACATTGGGCCGGCTTCTCCTGCGCCTGATCGAACCGACCGGCGGAGACGTGCGCTACGAGGGCCAGTCGATCCTGAAGCTCAACAAGAGCGATCTGCGCAAGCTGCGCCGCGAGCTGCAGATCATTTTCCAAGATCCCTACGCCTCGCTCAACCCGCGCATGAACGTGGGCGACATCATCGCCGAGCCGATCTGGCTGCACAATCTCGCATCCGGACGCGAGAAGCGCGAGCGCGTGGCCGACCTCATGCGGACCGTCGGCCTGTTGCCGACGCACTCGGACCGCTATCCGCACGAGTTCTCCGGCGGCCAGCGCCAGCGCATCGGCATCGCCAGGGCACTCGCGGGCGATCCCAAGCTGATCATCGGCGACGAGCCGGTTTCCGCGCTCGACGTGTCGATCCAGGCGCAGATCATCAACCTGCTCGAGGATCTGAAGGACCGCTTCGGCCTCACCCTCGTGATCGTGGCGCACGATCTCGCCGTCATCCGGCATATGAGCGACCGCGTGGCCGTCATGTATCTGGGTGAGATCGTCGAATTGTCGGACACGGATGCCCTGTTCGACAACCCGCTGCATCCCTACACGCAGGCTTTGCTCGCGGCGATCCCCGTTCCGAGCCCCGCAAACCGCCAGCCGAAGGCGCTGCTGCAGGGGGATGTGCCGAGCCCGGCCGCTCCGCCCCCCGGCTGCCGCTTCCACACCCGCTGCCCCCATGCACGGGCGCTGTGCAAGGAGCAGCACCCGGTGCTGGAAGCAGCGCCCGACGGACGGCAGGTCGCCTGCCATTTCTGGCGCGAAATCCAGGGAGCGGGCGCTGGTTCCATCAGCGCGCCGCCCCCGAGCGCGGCGCTCGCCAAGCGCCTGGCGCTCTACCGAACTTGGCGCGAACGGCAGGATAAGCCCGTCGCGACGAGCCCCTGA
- a CDS encoding ANTAR domain-containing response regulator has translation MTKDSQFGQRPLRVAIIEENSIRAAILVDGLREAGILDVEVIEAMTHMLRRLSIIDPDVIIIGIENPSRDVLEQMFQVSKLVSRPVAMFVDRSDGSMIEAAVEAGVSAYVVDGLRKERVKAIVDMAVSRFNAFERLQRELVEARSELASRKVVERAKGILMRTRQLSEEEAYALLRQTAMNEKRKLVDIAQSVVTAASLLEK, from the coding sequence TTGACCAAAGACAGCCAATTCGGTCAGCGGCCTCTTCGCGTTGCGATCATCGAAGAAAACAGTATCCGGGCGGCGATCCTCGTCGATGGGCTGAGGGAGGCCGGGATTTTGGACGTGGAGGTCATCGAGGCGATGACCCACATGCTCCGACGCCTGAGCATCATCGACCCGGATGTGATCATCATCGGCATCGAGAACCCGAGCCGGGACGTGCTGGAGCAGATGTTCCAGGTCTCGAAGCTGGTCTCGCGCCCTGTGGCGATGTTCGTGGACCGCTCGGACGGCTCGATGATCGAGGCTGCCGTCGAGGCGGGCGTATCCGCCTATGTGGTCGACGGCCTGCGCAAGGAACGGGTGAAGGCGATCGTCGACATGGCGGTGAGCCGGTTCAATGCCTTCGAGCGCCTGCAGCGTGAGCTGGTGGAAGCCAGGAGCGAGCTGGCCTCCCGAAAGGTTGTCGAACGCGCGAAGGGCATTCTCATGAGAACGCGGCAGCTCTCGGAGGAGGAGGCCTATGCGCTTCTTCGCCAGACCGCCATGAACGAGAAACGGAAGCTGGTCGACATCGCCCAGAGCGTGGTGACGGCCGCTTCTCTTCTGGAGAAATGA
- the ntrB gene encoding nitrate ABC transporter permease, with protein MVHSARVLALPNPKIPAPAQQAALHPLAPKPVSVLSRAARLGAGIVTQVAPPVLTIALLLLLWQMLASGPTSALPSPLKVIDESWDIIVNPFKVGNGIDQGLFWHVSASLVRVGYGYILAAIVGIGVGVLLGQSTLAMRGLDPVFQVLRTIPPLAWLPLSLAAFRDGQPSAIFVIFITSVWPILINTSVGIRNIPQDYRNVAKVLRLSPIEFFARVMVPATVPHMFTGLRIGIGLSWLAIVAAEMLIGGVGIGFFIWDAWNSSLISDIIVALVYVGVVGFLLDRSIAAIGHLLTRGTAAQ; from the coding sequence ATGGTTCATTCCGCACGCGTCCTCGCCCTCCCGAATCCGAAGATTCCAGCGCCAGCCCAGCAGGCCGCACTGCATCCGCTGGCACCGAAGCCCGTCAGCGTTCTCTCCCGTGCCGCCCGGCTCGGCGCCGGAATCGTCACACAGGTGGCACCGCCGGTTCTGACCATCGCCCTCCTGCTGCTTCTCTGGCAGATGCTGGCATCGGGTCCCACTTCGGCGCTTCCAAGCCCTCTCAAGGTGATCGACGAGAGCTGGGACATCATCGTCAACCCGTTCAAGGTCGGGAACGGCATTGACCAGGGCCTGTTCTGGCACGTGTCGGCCTCCCTCGTCCGCGTCGGCTACGGCTATATCCTCGCTGCGATCGTCGGCATCGGAGTGGGCGTCCTGCTCGGCCAGTCGACGCTCGCCATGCGCGGCCTCGATCCGGTGTTCCAGGTTCTGCGCACCATTCCTCCTCTGGCCTGGCTGCCGCTGTCGCTGGCGGCCTTCCGCGACGGGCAGCCCTCCGCCATCTTCGTGATCTTCATCACCAGCGTCTGGCCGATCCTGATCAACACCTCGGTGGGCATCCGCAACATCCCGCAAGATTATCGCAACGTCGCCAAGGTCCTGCGCCTGTCGCCGATCGAGTTCTTCGCGCGCGTCATGGTGCCCGCCACTGTGCCGCACATGTTCACCGGCCTTCGCATCGGCATCGGCCTGTCATGGCTCGCCATCGTCGCGGCCGAGATGCTGATCGGCGGCGTCGGCATCGGCTTCTTCATCTGGGACGCGTGGAACTCCTCGCTCATCTCCGACATCATCGTGGCCCTGGTCTATGTGGGCGTCGTCGGCTTCCTGCTCGACCGCTCCATCGCGGCCATCGGCCATCTGCTCACCCGCGGCACCGCTGCGCAGTAA
- a CDS encoding FadR/GntR family transcriptional regulator, translating to MSEPDPLTDSSNFALGRLRALLDDSSFDAGQRLPPERELAARIGIGRRALRRALEVLEAEGRIWRHQGKGTFLGSRPAHAATDLEELAKRTHPLEVMDARLEIEPALARLAAMRATNGDIERLLRLAERTASSSDADGRELWDSALHRTIAEAAGNSLLLAVFDMIDRIRQDTTWRLLRERARSGERQQIYVEQHRRVIAAIAQREAHAAEQTMREHLELVRDGLLKVMTSPLPDRIDGSVPPEPVTTSNKDRIRHGT from the coding sequence ATGTCCGAACCCGATCCATTGACGGATAGCTCCAACTTCGCCCTCGGGCGCTTGCGGGCTCTTCTGGACGACAGCTCGTTCGACGCCGGGCAGCGCCTGCCGCCTGAGCGCGAGCTGGCGGCCCGGATCGGGATCGGCCGCCGTGCCCTGCGGCGGGCGCTGGAGGTCCTGGAAGCAGAGGGCCGGATATGGCGCCATCAGGGCAAGGGCACGTTCCTCGGCTCCCGCCCCGCCCATGCCGCGACCGATCTGGAAGAGCTGGCGAAGCGCACCCATCCGCTCGAGGTGATGGACGCGCGACTGGAGATCGAACCGGCCCTCGCCCGTCTCGCCGCCATGCGGGCCACCAACGGCGACATCGAGCGCCTCCTCCGTCTGGCCGAGAGGACTGCGTCGAGCTCGGACGCAGACGGGCGCGAGCTCTGGGACAGCGCCCTGCACCGCACCATTGCGGAAGCGGCGGGCAACTCTCTGCTCCTGGCCGTCTTCGACATGATCGACCGCATCCGGCAGGACACGACCTGGCGCCTTCTGCGGGAGCGGGCGCGCTCCGGCGAGCGCCAGCAGATCTATGTGGAGCAGCACCGCCGCGTCATCGCCGCCATCGCCCAGCGCGAGGCCCATGCGGCGGAGCAGACGATGCGCGAGCATCTCGAGCTCGTGCGGGACGGCCTTCTCAAGGTCATGACCAGCCCCCTGCCCGACCGCATCGACGGAAGCGTTCCACCGGAACCCGTGACAACAAGCAACAAGGATCGAATTCGCCATGGGACATGA
- a CDS encoding CmpA/NrtA family ABC transporter substrate-binding protein, whose product MDDTPSTRSGRRAPERLVRVGFIPLVDMAVLVAAAEQGFAEREGIRLQLMKDVSWSNIRDRLAFRQFDVAHMLSPMPIASQLHLGSNPYCCFTPFALGRGGNAITLSLDLYREMQALAGLDGSEGALANALALKQVVERRRVAGRKPLVFAMTYPFSSHNYEFRFWLAAAGINPDTDVTMTVVPPPLTVDAMTTRAIDGFCVNAPWNMIAVEKGIGRMVATKADIWPSAPEKVLGVSPEWAEENPETLSRLVVALDAAARWCDTRENHAALADMMSDQTYLGVPSGLILRLFSGRLTIDPDGRVRHVENYLRFYGQAANFPWTSQALWIYSQMVRWGQVAHSEANLAQVKAAYRPDLYRDILAGSGTSVPLVDSRVEGLEETFIDGRSFSPDDIPAYVEGFPIRTAANAAVDE is encoded by the coding sequence GTGGACGATACCCCGTCGACGAGGAGCGGGCGCCGGGCTCCGGAGCGCCTGGTGCGCGTCGGGTTCATCCCGCTCGTCGACATGGCAGTGCTCGTGGCCGCGGCCGAGCAGGGTTTTGCCGAACGCGAAGGCATCCGCCTGCAACTGATGAAGGACGTGTCGTGGTCCAATATCCGCGACCGGCTGGCCTTTCGCCAGTTCGACGTCGCTCACATGCTGAGCCCGATGCCGATCGCATCCCAGCTCCATCTCGGCTCCAATCCCTATTGCTGCTTCACGCCCTTCGCCTTGGGACGCGGAGGCAACGCGATCACGCTCTCGCTCGATCTCTATCGCGAGATGCAGGCTCTGGCCGGACTCGACGGATCGGAAGGAGCGCTTGCGAACGCATTGGCCCTGAAACAGGTGGTGGAGCGCAGGCGCGTGGCCGGCCGGAAGCCTCTCGTCTTCGCCATGACCTATCCGTTCTCCTCGCATAACTACGAGTTCCGGTTCTGGCTCGCGGCCGCCGGCATCAATCCGGATACCGACGTCACCATGACCGTGGTGCCGCCGCCACTCACGGTGGATGCCATGACGACACGGGCCATCGACGGCTTTTGCGTCAACGCGCCCTGGAACATGATCGCTGTCGAGAAAGGCATCGGGCGGATGGTGGCGACCAAGGCCGATATCTGGCCCTCGGCGCCGGAGAAGGTGCTCGGCGTCAGTCCGGAATGGGCGGAGGAGAATCCTGAGACGCTGTCGCGCCTCGTCGTGGCGCTCGACGCGGCGGCGCGCTGGTGCGATACGCGGGAGAACCATGCCGCGCTGGCGGACATGATGTCCGATCAAACCTATCTCGGCGTTCCATCGGGCCTGATCCTGCGCCTGTTCTCAGGACGGCTGACAATCGATCCGGACGGTCGCGTGCGACACGTGGAGAATTACCTGAGGTTCTACGGGCAGGCCGCGAACTTCCCATGGACCAGCCAGGCGCTCTGGATCTACAGCCAGATGGTGCGGTGGGGTCAGGTGGCTCACAGTGAAGCCAATCTTGCACAGGTGAAGGCCGCTTATCGCCCCGATCTCTATCGAGACATATTGGCAGGCTCGGGCACTTCCGTGCCGCTTGTCGACAGCAGGGTCGAGGGGCTGGAGGAGACATTCATCGACGGCCGCAGCTTCTCGCCCGATGACATCCCCGCCTATGTCGAAGGATTTCCGATCCGCACTGCCGCGAATGCCGCGGTCGACGAATAG
- a CDS encoding ABC transporter substrate-binding protein, whose amino-acid sequence MKKRLLLALAAGLIMSTAASAQTLRIGLNEDPDVLDPHRARTFVGRIVFTSLCNKLVDITPDLKFTPELATEWSWGDDGKSLTFKLRPGVKFHDGEPMNAAAVKANIERARTLPDSLRKSELTSVDNVEAVDDLTVKVNLSRPDATLLSQLSDRAGMIMSPKALASADFAQKPICSGPYKFVERVQNDRIILEKFADHWDAKNFAFERIVFQPIPDTTVRLANLRSGNLDLIERLAPSDVPAAKGDSNLVFAPVSGIGYQGLTINTNNGERSKSPLGQDKRVRQAFELSIDRNVINEVVGAGIYPPAGQPFPEASPYNNPKFAANKRDVAKAKQLLKEAGVEKVKFELTFGTGTTAQQIAEIIQAMAAEAGFEISLRPTEFAAMQKEAQAGNFDVNVIGWSGRVDPDGNIHAFVTCKGALNDGKYCNEQIDKLLNDARVTNDEAKRKQLYDAAQEILKQDLPIIYTYYQPWPFVHAKKLQGFKPYPDGMIRLKGVKFAS is encoded by the coding sequence ATGAAGAAGAGACTGCTCCTTGCCTTGGCCGCCGGGCTCATCATGAGCACCGCGGCCTCCGCGCAGACCCTGCGCATCGGTCTGAACGAAGACCCGGATGTGCTCGATCCGCACCGCGCCCGCACCTTCGTCGGCCGCATCGTATTCACCTCGCTGTGCAACAAGCTCGTCGACATCACCCCCGACCTGAAGTTCACGCCCGAACTCGCAACGGAGTGGAGCTGGGGCGACGACGGCAAGTCGCTGACCTTCAAGCTGCGTCCTGGCGTGAAATTCCACGACGGCGAGCCGATGAATGCCGCCGCAGTGAAGGCCAATATCGAACGGGCCCGCACGCTGCCGGACTCTCTGCGCAAGAGCGAGCTGACCTCGGTCGACAACGTCGAGGCCGTCGACGACCTCACCGTGAAGGTCAATCTGTCCCGCCCCGACGCGACCCTGCTCTCGCAGCTCTCCGACCGCGCCGGCATGATCATGTCGCCGAAGGCCCTCGCCTCGGCCGACTTCGCGCAGAAGCCGATCTGCTCGGGCCCTTACAAGTTCGTCGAGCGCGTCCAGAACGACCGCATCATCCTGGAGAAGTTCGCCGATCACTGGGACGCGAAGAACTTCGCCTTCGAGCGCATCGTGTTCCAGCCCATCCCGGACACCACTGTGCGCCTCGCCAACCTGCGCTCCGGCAACCTCGATCTCATCGAGCGTCTGGCGCCGAGCGACGTTCCCGCTGCCAAGGGCGACTCGAACCTCGTCTTCGCGCCCGTCTCTGGCATCGGCTACCAGGGCCTGACCATCAACACCAATAACGGCGAGCGTTCGAAGTCGCCCCTCGGACAGGACAAGCGCGTGCGCCAGGCCTTCGAGCTGTCGATCGACCGTAACGTGATCAACGAGGTGGTGGGCGCCGGCATCTATCCGCCGGCGGGCCAGCCCTTCCCGGAAGCGAGCCCCTACAACAATCCGAAATTCGCCGCCAACAAGCGCGACGTCGCCAAGGCGAAGCAGCTGTTGAAGGAAGCGGGCGTCGAGAAGGTGAAGTTCGAACTGACCTTCGGAACCGGCACGACGGCTCAACAGATCGCCGAGATCATCCAGGCGATGGCCGCCGAGGCGGGCTTCGAGATCTCGCTGCGGCCGACCGAGTTCGCCGCCATGCAGAAGGAGGCCCAGGCCGGCAACTTCGACGTGAACGTGATCGGCTGGTCCGGCCGCGTCGATCCCGATGGCAACATCCATGCCTTCGTCACCTGCAAGGGTGCCTTGAACGACGGCAAGTACTGCAACGAGCAGATCGACAAGCTCCTCAACGACGCCCGCGTCACCAACGACGAGGCGAAGCGCAAGCAGCTCTACGATGCCGCGCAGGAAATCCTGAAGCAGGATCTGCCGATCATCTATACCTACTACCAGCCCTGGCCCTTCGTTCATGCGAAGAAGCTTCAAGGTTTCAAGCCTTATCCGGACGGCATGATCCGTCTGAAGGGCGTGAAGTTCGCTTCCTAA